One Campylobacter concisus DNA segment encodes these proteins:
- the nrfD gene encoding NrfD/PsrC family molybdoenzyme membrane anchor subunit — protein sequence MNNMSGSLAQYTEIYWGWPIAFYLFLAGLSAGASIVAVLISNKFGKDNYYFKAAALIAPVAIVLGLALLVIDLGKPLSFYWILLLYNFDSVMSIGVALLLVYTPLSVIYAIGAFKNEIAMLKISLFDALANLASKLSGLLGVLLFILGIGVGAYTGFLLSAAHKVTLWNTPVLPLLFLVSGLSCAGAFTLLIGVLKDETREQNQTAHFLLKFDFFAIIVEFLLIVALFMVVKGASASGADAVANALSANSLGLMFYIGVIGLGMAVPIILDLSVLKVHDFKREFAVLNAILVICGVFLLRYYIVYAGQIFI from the coding sequence ATGAATAACATGTCAGGAAGCTTAGCTCAATACACAGAAATTTACTGGGGCTGGCCCATAGCTTTTTATCTGTTTTTAGCAGGACTTAGTGCAGGTGCTAGCATCGTTGCTGTGCTTATCTCAAATAAATTTGGCAAGGATAACTACTACTTTAAAGCAGCCGCTCTTATCGCTCCAGTGGCGATCGTCCTTGGACTTGCTCTTTTGGTGATTGATCTTGGCAAGCCGCTTAGCTTTTACTGGATACTCTTGCTTTACAACTTTGACTCAGTTATGTCAATAGGCGTTGCACTGCTTCTAGTTTATACGCCTCTTAGCGTTATATACGCGATTGGTGCGTTTAAAAATGAGATAGCAATGCTTAAAATTTCTCTTTTTGACGCGCTTGCAAATTTAGCTAGCAAGCTTTCAGGTTTGCTTGGAGTTTTGCTTTTCATCTTAGGCATCGGCGTTGGCGCATATACAGGCTTTTTGCTAAGTGCAGCTCACAAGGTCACACTTTGGAACACGCCAGTTTTGCCACTATTATTCTTAGTCTCTGGCTTAAGCTGTGCTGGTGCATTTACGCTGCTTATTGGAGTGCTAAAAGATGAAACAAGAGAGCAAAATCAAACTGCACACTTTTTATTAAAATTTGACTTTTTTGCGATAATAGTCGAGTTTTTGCTAATAGTTGCTCTTTTTATGGTCGTAAAAGGTGCAAGTGCAAGCGGCGCAGATGCTGTAGCAAACGCACTTAGTGCAAATTCTCTTGGGCTGATGTTTTATATCGGCGTCATAGGTCTTGGTATGGCTGTGCCTATCATTTTAGACTTAAGTGTTTTAAAGGTGCATGATTTCAAACGCGAATTTGCCGTGCTTAACGCTATTTTAGTCATTTGTGGTGTCTTTTTGCTAAGATATTACATAGTCTATGCAGGACAAATTTTTATTTAA
- a CDS encoding 4Fe-4S dicluster domain-containing protein: MKKYMMIHDENLCIGCQGCSVACRSANKVPMGVYRFQVHAKMSGTFPNLKTDFLRQSCVMCEDAPCVEVCPTGASFKTADGVTLLDHRICVSCKYCILACPYDARYVLPDGEIGKCTFCYESRLEEGKDPACVSVCPTNALTFGDVNDENSKISKKLKESKYYLPKAELNTKPSLAMIANTKGAHHE; encoded by the coding sequence ATGAAAAAATATATGATGATACATGATGAAAATTTATGCATCGGCTGCCAAGGCTGTTCGGTAGCTTGCAGAAGTGCAAACAAAGTACCAATGGGCGTTTACCGCTTTCAGGTGCATGCAAAGATGAGTGGGACATTTCCAAATTTAAAGACTGACTTTTTACGTCAAAGCTGCGTTATGTGCGAAGATGCACCTTGTGTTGAGGTTTGCCCAACTGGCGCTAGCTTTAAAACGGCTGATGGCGTGACACTGCTTGATCATAGAATTTGCGTTAGCTGCAAGTACTGCATCCTAGCCTGTCCATACGACGCTCGCTACGTCTTGCCAGATGGCGAGATAGGCAAATGCACATTTTGCTATGAGAGCAGGCTAGAAGAGGGCAAAGACCCAGCTTGTGTTAGCGTCTGCCCTACAAATGCACTAACTTTTGGCGACGTAAATGATGAAAACTCTAAAATTTCAAAGAAACTAAAAGAGAGCAAATATTACTTGCCAAAAGCGGAGTTAAACACAAAACCTTCACTTGCGATGATCGCAAATACAAAAGGAGCACACCATGAATAA
- a CDS encoding response regulator transcription factor: MKILLLEDDLGFQESVCEFLQTLGYEVTAVSDGQEACDLIEKNFYHLFILDIKVPGVNGHEVIKYIRSLNPNAPIMITTSLVDIDDMAIGYELGCNEYLKKPFELAELKFRVAELMRKYYGTDDKNIVKINDEFSFNLNKRVLYKNDKAVDLSAKEVALVECLVSHLNSYVSMEELRDLVWNDKDIEGADIRMHVLKIRNKTTNDFIISKRRIGYKIDAQEL, translated from the coding sequence TTGAAGATTTTACTTTTAGAAGATGATTTGGGGTTTCAAGAGAGCGTCTGTGAGTTTTTACAGACGCTTGGTTATGAAGTTACAGCGGTGAGCGACGGTCAAGAGGCTTGCGATCTGATAGAGAAAAATTTCTATCACCTTTTTATACTTGACATAAAAGTGCCTGGAGTAAATGGTCACGAAGTCATCAAGTATATAAGAAGTCTAAATCCAAACGCTCCTATCATGATAACGACATCTTTAGTTGATATTGATGATATGGCGATCGGATATGAGCTTGGCTGTAATGAGTATCTAAAAAAGCCATTTGAGCTTGCTGAGCTTAAATTTAGAGTTGCTGAGCTTATGCGAAAATACTATGGCACTGACGATAAAAACATAGTTAAGATAAATGACGAGTTTAGCTTCAACCTAAACAAGCGTGTGCTATATAAAAACGACAAAGCTGTTGATCTTAGTGCAAAAGAGGTCGCTTTGGTCGAGTGTTTGGTCTCACATCTAAATTCTTACGTCAGTATGGAGGAGCTTAGAGATCTTGTCTGGAATGACAAAGATATCGAGGGCGCTGATATAAGAATGCACGTTTTAAAGATAAGAAACAAGACAACAAACGACTTTATCATCTCAAAGAGGCGCATAGGCTACAAGATAGATGCACAAGAGCTTTAA